The Lepus europaeus isolate LE1 chromosome 5, mLepTim1.pri, whole genome shotgun sequence genome includes the window CAATTAATTCTATATTTGACAAAATACTCTCATTATACCTAAGTACAAGTGGATGGATAAGATTACTTACACAGAAAATGAAGATTTCCctttcacattaaaattatacTTGTTTCACACTGAATGACAATGCTTGAAAGCATTTTGGAAGACAATGGTCTTGACTGTAACAGTTTATTGCATTTTTCCATCCTCTTTTTTCCAAACTCTTGCTTGGAGTTTTAAGTTCTACTTTTCCTCTTATCATCAAATAGACTCTTCAGCATATAAACTTGAATGGCtgacaccaccaccatcaccaccaaatTAACCATAGACCAGAAATTGACTCTATCAAAGTTGCTTTCTTGTATGTTTCGATCACGAGCTTCAAATGCTCTCAGCAGAGTTTGGATGTGGCCACTTTTGCTTAGTCTGGACTTGATGCTGTTAATTGATTCCTGGAGATAAAACAGATCAGGTTTTAAAAAGCCCAACTGATGGTAACCTTAAGGTATTTACCAATTATATCATCTACCGTGTTTATAATGTCTTTGAATGTTAGTCTGGCCAATTCAGATTTAacaaaacatatggtatttttatcTCACAAAGTATCagtgaaatcagaaaatatttcactttagATGTGCACAGTATATAATCAAAAGTATAatctatttataatataaaatatttcagtattaCAGTGATAAAATAAGCTTACCAGGATGGATTCTTGGTTGTACAACTTCtgaaaaaaactatttttgtaaGAAGGTCTGGTGAGATAAGTAATTTGAACatacataaacaaaattaaagtgAGATCTGAAATGATGTCACAGCATTTATGGCAGAAATAAGATAGTAGTAGAAACAGATTTTCCTGGCTAATGCAGATAAAATGCTTATCATATAGCAAGGCTGctggatattaatactttttatttttatattaaaaactatACTAACCAGGATATCCTCCAGTTTCATGTCTAGCATATCTGTGCCGGTAATATATTTCTTCCAATCTTCTTGTTCTTGTGCCTGCTCTCCCATATTATCAAGGATTAATTCAAAGAAAATCACCTTCTCAGAAATAGTGCTAAATGTATTGTCAAAGCAGAACATGTAGTCGCCATCTTCAGTCTCTACACTGCATAAAAAAAGTACATATCTTcagttttttctatttctatttgcaaatcaaaggaaaaacaactaaagataaaaaagaaacaacatggTTTATAATAATTGGATAGCTTACCAATAGATCCCTTAGTACTGAAAGATAATTTATAATTCCTTAGGAAAGAAATACATTCAAGTGTTCGAGACTTTGATGTGCTTGACACTTACTCCGTACACTACAGTAAATGATCCTGATCTAAtttttggaaaagcagaggactTAGAACCTAGATGCATGATAATATTGATGTAAAGTGTATAGtgtataacatataatatatttgTGTAATACATAGAATTTTATTATGAGTTTTACTTATATGTAAATAGAACTAACAACTAACCCCTCTATTCAGATTAATCTGTGAAttgagctttgttttgttttcaaaagcaGTGGTGGACTGTCCTAAGTACAGACACTACTGATAAAAGTACATCTTTgtgccggcgccgaggctcagtaggctaatcctctgccctgtggcgctggcacaccgggttctagtcccggtcggggcaccggatactgtcccagttgcccctcctccaggccagctctctgctgtggccagggagtgcagtggaggatggcccaagtgcttgggccctgcaccccatgggagaccaggagaagcacctggctcctggcttcggattggcgcagtgcactggctgtagcggccatttgaggggagaaccaacggaaggaagacttttctttctgtctaactctgcctggccaaaaaaaaaaatgtgttttagtttttattatgaCTTTCATAGAATAGCTGGTATAAATGATTTTGAAGTTTAATTAATGTGCAATATAATTTAAGTTTCCAAGAGGCttgcattattttttatagcctCCTGTATACAACATGTGGTTTTCCTCTTTTATGCTAatcttcatctttttatttatcctATTTCTAAACTGTTTTTGTTTAAGCACAAAGAGAGAACTCATGAATGTGAAtggattttaatatatatactaCAAATAGTAATGTCCAATTCTTGCAAATCCCCTTAtaatttacatgatttttttaacttattttattacTCTTGGTCCTTACCATCACATTTGGAATCATGGATCTTTTCAATGTAAGAAAGAGGAAGTTCAAACAGGGTTAAGGtgcttgcccaagatcacatagCCTATTATGGCATGGATGCAGCTTGGTTTTCTAATATTCTAATTGACTTTTCTATAGTACTGCTCGGAACTTGTCTACACTCTTTGTAGTCTTCTCAATTATGATAAACCTTTGGAAGGAGATTGAGCAAATACTGGTAAACACAGTGGGGaaccattttaaaagaaaaaaggccaATGAAATGACATAAATTTTAGGTAACAGGACCCAGATATGGGGCATTTCCTAaggaaaattttctattttattctgatTAATGCATTTACTATTACAGTAACTATATAAGCAGATAACAGGACTATTTTGAAGGACAAAGATTCAATTAGACTGCATTCCCAAAGGGGGTGAAATCACTCAGGAAGGGGAAAAATTCTTAGTTATTACTATGATAGTTTATGACCCTCCAAATCTCAGTCTTACATAACAAAGAATCAATTCTCCAGAATTCATTTTCTCTGAATGGGTTTTCTTGGGTATCTCACAGCAGCATGAGTTCAGGGAAGGTACACAAAATGCATGCAAGAACAATGCTACAAAACAATGGTGAATAGACTGCTGTGTTGGAGGACTTCTGATTTATCAACTGTTTGATCCTGAAACCATTAGCTTCTTTGTGGATGTTTATGTTTGGTTCTCAACAttgtgagaatttttaaaaaactaccttatattttatcatttaattctataAGTTATTCAATCCATTATCAATTATTTCAAGGGCTGAAAATTTTTCAATAATATTTGAGTGGCTATTAGTTGAAATTAGATATCAGTTAAAAGTTAATTGCACCAGAAATAAGTACTACATATATGAGCAAATAAATTACATTAGAAATTACTCAGaaaatatagcttta containing:
- the TMED5 gene encoding transmembrane emp24 domain-containing protein 5; the protein is MGEKSWLPVPVLLLAALPPVLLPGAAGFTPSLDSDFTFTLPAGQKECFYQPMPLKASLEIEYQVLDGAGLDIDFHLASPEGKTLVFEQRKSDGVHTVETEDGDYMFCFDNTFSTISEKVIFFELILDNMGEQAQEQEDWKKYITGTDMLDMKLEDILESINSIKSRLSKSGHIQTLLRAFEARDRNIQESNFDRVNFWSMVNLVVMVVVSAIQVYMLKSLFDDKRKSRT